A genomic segment from Aegilops tauschii subsp. strangulata cultivar AL8/78 chromosome 1, Aet v6.0, whole genome shotgun sequence encodes:
- the LOC109756402 gene encoding pentatricopeptide repeat-containing protein At2g34400: MPRAPPVSSAVSKLHSRCHSLSTMKQLHAHLLHHHRPFPYNHFLSKLLSISSPSSATTTAAAADYALLLLASHPAPTAFSFNVALRFFAASRPRVSLQLSLRMLRSALRPDAYTLPFLLLAAARCPAPAFAVSAHALLQKLGLHNHDHTVHSLITMYSNLGRPRAARRVFDGILRRDVVSWNSMIKAYQAAGMKDDAARMFRAMVAEGAVAPNTVTVAVVLAACRDAGDLALGRWLEEWVRSTGMEVGSLVGSALVGMYEKCGEMAEARRVFDAIADKDNVAWNALITGYAQNGMSKEAISLFHSMRQAGARPDKITLVGVLSACAAVGALELGTELDSYASQRGFYSNVYVGTALVDMYSKCGDLTRAIQVFEKLPCKNEASWNALICGLAFNGRGHEAIRQFELMRKEEGLRPDDITFIGVLSACVHAGLLKDGRRWFNSLTSGFQIIPKIEHYSCMVDLLARAGHLEEAWDFIEKIPGKADAVMLGALLAACRKCKNVEVSVKVINRIMLLEPSNSWNYVVSSKIYASSDRLDDSARMRGLMRERGVSKIPGCSWLEVSGRVLEFYAGDEPQHGAEDMYQLLDMLVDEMRLEGYVPNLDLV, translated from the exons ATGCCCCGCGCGCCGCCCGTCTCCTCCGCCGTCTCCAAGCTCCACTCGCGATGCCACTCCCTCTCCACCATGAAGCAGCTGCACGCCcacctcctccaccaccaccgcccCTTCCCGTACAACCACTTCCTCTCCAAGCTCCTctctatctcctccccctcctccgccaccaccaccgccgccgccgccgactaCGCCCTCCTCCTGCTCGCCTCGCACCCGGCTCCCACCGCCTTCTCCTTCAACGTCGCCCTCCGCTTCTTCGCCGCCTCCCGCCCGCGCGTCTCCCTCCAGCTCTCCCTCCGCATGCTCCGCTCCGCGCTCCGCCCGGACGCCTACACGCTCCctttcctcctcctcgccgcggcCCGGTGCCCCGCGCCTGCCTTCGCCGTCTCGGCGCACGCGCTCCTGCAGAAGCTCGGCCTACACAACCACGACCACACCGTCCACTCCCTCATCACCATGTACTCCAACCTCGGCCGCCCCCGCGCCGCCCGCAGGGTGTTCGACGGAATCCTCCGGCGGGACGTCGTCTCCTGGAACTCCATGATAAAGGCGTATCAGGCGGCGGGGATGAAGGACGACGCGGCGCGCATGTTCCGTGCGATGGTCGCCGAGGGCGCGGTGGCGCCCAACACGGTGACCGTGGCGGTCGTGCTTGCCGCGTGCAGGGACGCCGGGGACCTGGCGCTTGGCAGATGGTTGGAGGAGTGGGTGAGATCCACGGGGATGGAGGTGGGATCGCTAGTCGGCTCGGCTCTCGTTGGGATGTACGAGAAATGCGGAGAGATGGCGGAGGCGAGGAGAGTGTTCGACGCCATCGCTGACAAGGATAACGTCGCTTGGAATGCCTTGATCACTGG GTACGCACAGAATGGCATGTCAAAGGAAGCCATTTCCCTATTTCACAGCATGCGTCAAGCAGGGGCACGTCCAGATAAGATAACCTTGGTGGGGGTGCTCTCGGCCTGTGCTGCAGTTGGAGCTCTGGAGCTAGGCACCGAACTCGACAGCTATGCCTCACAAAGAGGCTTCTATAGCAATGTCTACGTTGGGACTGCTTTGGTGGATATGTACTCAAAGTGTGGAGATCTTACCAGAGCCATACAAGTGTTTGAGAAATTGCCATGCAAGAATGAAGCTTCATGGAACGCCTTGATTTGTGGTCTTGCTTTTAATGGGCGAGGCCATGAAGCTATTCGGCAGTTTGAACTGATGAGGAAGGAGGAAGGGCTCCGGCCGGACGATATCACTTTCATAGGAGTACTTTCTGCTTGTGTGCATGCAGGGTTGCTGAAAGATGGTCGGCGTTGGTTCAATTCCTTGACATCTGGGTTCCAAATCATTCCCAAGATCGAGCACTACTCCTGCATGGTTGATTTATTGGCACGTGCCGGACATTTAGAAGAAGCATGGGATTTCATTGAGAAGATCCCTGGTAAGGCGGATGCGGTGATGTTGGGGGCTTTGCTTGCCGCTTGTCGGAAATGCAAAAATGTTGAAGTCAGTGTCAAGGTCATCAACAGGATCATGCTGCTGGAGCCCTCAAACTCGTGGAACTACGTGGTTTCATCCAAGATATATGCAAGCTCAGATAGATTAGATGACTCTGCACGGATGAGAGGGCTGatgagagagagaggtgtcagcAAAATTCCAGGCTGCAGCTGGCTTGAAGTTAGCGGCAGAGTTCTTGAATTCTATGCAGGGGATGAACCACAGCATGGTGCGGAGGATATGTATCAACTCCTCGACATGCTTGTTGATGAGATGAGACTGGAGGGATATGTTCCAAATCTTGATCTGGTTTAA